The window gctgacactttttttttaagaaaaaggggGTTTTATTGTAAAATATGATGAAGCAGTAATGACTTCTGCTGAGTTTCTGCTTTATAATCCTATATAGAGCACAATGTGGTTGAATGCATTTATAAAAGCCAAAATAAAACAATGGTACAATTATGTACATGTTGgactttaaaatctttttctcttgATACTTTCTGGTTTCCAGTGGACTGGATGAGTTTCTTCGGTCACTGAATTATCTTCTCTGTATACTTTAATGGTTTTATCAGCTTCTGCAGTGAGTAATCGGCTTTCAGACTGGTCAAATGCACATGCAAATATTCCTGATTCACTGTCCAAATATCCAGGTTGCACAGCTTCATGTACTCTTTGGAAATTATATCCAGTTCTCCAGTCCCAAAGATGCATAGTGCCATTATCCGCTCCAGATACCAGCACACCATCTGAATTCACACTTAACATATTAATTATAGCCTTATGACCAGAAAGGTTTTGAATGAAGTTTCCATCAGGGAATTTCCACTCTTTAATATGATCTGGAGAACCAGATGCAAACGTGTAATGTCTTGGATGCAAAACCAGTGCTATGACAGACTTTTTGTGATTCGTTAAGGTAACACGTGTTTTTCCTGCTACCAAGTCCCATAATCATATGGTTGCGTCATGGCTTCCCATGATGATTTGTGGTTCTGCAGCTTGATACTTTACTGTAGCCACCGCGTCCGTGTGCCCTGCCAATGTGTGTACACTGGCTTGTGTCCGCACATCCCATATGCGTGCAGTTGAATCTCTACCACATGTTGCAAGCACATCAATTGTTGGGTGCAGATCCAAACCATACACTGCACTTAGATGTCCGTGATAGTGTCTGATGACCTTATTGTATTCAAGATCCCAGCACTTCACCTGTTTATCTTCTCCACAGGAAAACAGGTATGGACTCCTTGCACTTACTATCACCCCTCGTACGGTACTGATATGTCCAGTCAATGATAATTTTAATTTGCCACTAGCCAGGTCCCAGATCTTTATAGTCCTATCAGCAGAACCAGTAACAAACCACTGATTCCCAGGCTCTACTGCAATGCATCGAACCCAGCCTAGATGTCCACTGATGACTCTGTATAGTTTCCATGGTGGATGCCACTGTGGTTTAGGCATTGTAGGTGCCTTTTTGGCCATCATTGAAGCA is drawn from Gracilinanus agilis isolate LMUSP501 unplaced genomic scaffold, AgileGrace unplaced_scaffold59865, whole genome shotgun sequence and contains these coding sequences:
- the LOC123256506 gene encoding LOW QUALITY PROTEIN: pleiotropic regulator 1-like (The sequence of the model RefSeq protein was modified relative to this genomic sequence to represent the inferred CDS: substituted 1 base at 1 genomic stop codon) — protein: MVEEVQKHSVHMLVSRSLKRTHDMFVADNAKPVEFDEESHKLKMSVKLHTEYGPGLHMPILKGSLREKGSQSAVDAYGHKQYPANQGQEIESLVTGTHPYPPGPGVALTADTKIQRLPSESAAQSLAVALPPSLSRIDANWTSATVGDIYRHAGLPERSQPPGSAVAMMEAGATKNASMMAKKAPTMPKPQWHPPWKLYRVISGHLGWVRCIAVEPGNQWFVTGSADRTIKIWDLASGKLKLSLTGHISTVRGVIVSARSPYLFSCGEDKQVKCWDLEYNKVIRHYHGHLSAVYGLDLHPTIDVLATCGRDSTARIWDVRTQASVHTLAGHTDAVATVKYQAAEPQIIMGSHDATIXLWDLVAGKTRVTLTNHKKSVIALVLHPRHYTFASGSPDHIKEWKFPDGNFIQNLSGHKAIINMLSVNSDGVLVSGADNGTMHLWDWRTGYNFQRVHEAVQPGYLDSESGIFACAFDQSESRLLTAEADKTIKVYREDNSVTEETHPVHWKPESIKRKRF